GCGGACCGCGCCGTCTTCATGAGTTCCGCCGACCTCATGGAACGCAATCTGGACTGGCGCGTCGAGGTGGCCTTTCCGGTCTACGACAAGAAACTGAAGCGAGAGGTTTCCGGGGCCATGGCGATCCAAATCGCGGACTGCTTCAAGGCGCGCATCCTCGACGAAGTACAGTCCAATCACTACAAGTCCAATGGTCCAGACGGTATTCGGGCGCAATACGCCACCTATCAGTACTACCACAACCTCTACTAGGCCGCGTACGCGAAACGCGCGCCCGCCAACACGTAGCTTCAGGAAAGAGAACCCTGCCCGCGCAACGAGTCCAACGGACCAGGTACGAAGTACCCCATCTCAGTATTACGGGCGCGAATGGAGTGCGCAAGACCCTGTCCGCGGTAGCTTTTGCGAAGCCGGATGCTTGCGCTTTGTGCTTCTCCGAACTTGCTCCGCCACAGGGCCGGGCAACAAGCCGCCGCACATGAAACGGCGCCGATACGGCGCCGAACCAATAAAACAACCCGCTCAGAAGGTTCGGAAGCAGACTGCTTACGCGGTTCTCCCGCTGTTTATTGCTGTCCCGCTCGTTCCGTTTGTCCCTTGCGGCCTTCAATGTCCTTTCCGCCTTCCAGAGACAGCAAACGGGGCCGAACGCGTGCTGCGTCCGGCCCCGCAGGGGTCCGATTATTGGGCTTGGCCTACTGTTTCTTGCGCCGCAACGCGGATGCGCCCGCCAGCGCCGTCAGACCGGCCGCGAGGCCCAGTCCGAAGAGCGATACCGCAGGAACGCCCGGTTCGACTTCCAGTAACACCAAGTTCGACGTGCGGACATCGGTGCCGTCGTCGCGCACGATGACGTAGTACGAGCCAGCGGCATCCACTTGTATGTCCTCGAGCGTAAGTTCGGGATTGGTGGTCAGTTCCAGGAGCTGATCCGTATCTCCCTCTTCCTTGTACCACTCGTAGCGCAACGGCGGCATGCCGCCCGAGCACGCGGCGTGGAATGTGTAGGTATCGCCTTCCGTCACATTCACGACAGCCGCGCCCTCCTCGAGAATGGCCTGGCCCAGGTGCGGGAACACGTCGAGCCGCACGGGTGCCGTGCTGACCACACCAGGACGTGAGTCGCTCGCTTCGCAGTAGTACACGCCCGCGTTGCTGAACTGCACGTTGATGAGGTCCAGCGGCGCCGTGAACGGGTCTGCGTTGCTCGTGATCAGCGGACGCGCCGGCACGAAGCCGCTGCCGTCCTCGCGGTCCACCAGCCACTGGTAAGACCGCGTGCCGCGGCCGCCCGTAGTCGACATCGTGAAACGCTGCAGGATGTGATTCACATACACCCGCACGTCGCCTTCGGGCGTCTGGCACGGCAGGGACTCGAGTGGCGGCTCGCGGTCCACGCCGCACGTGAGCAAGGTGCCCAGGATGACCCGCACGCGATTCGACAGGACGGACCCGACGCCCGCGGCGGTCACCTCAACCTGATAGTAACCTTCGTCCGTCGCAATGGACGGGAAAATCACCAGGTCGCGTCTGTGTTCACCCGGCGGCGCCGCCTCAGTATAGCCAATGATGCGCCCGCCGTCACTGTCGAGGATCGGGTTCATCGGCACAGACTCATCCAGAGGCTGATAGAACCACTGGTAGATCATCGAGTTCTCGCAGGACGCCGTCACGGACAACTGGATACCCGTGCCCTGGTCAGTAATCACATCATCCGGCTGGTCCGTGATGACGGGAGGATTCCTGACCATCAGGTACGCTTGGTCCGACGTCGTCGAGCCGGGAGGCGTATTACTGTTCGTGACGACGACCCAGTAATAACCTTCCTGGCTCTCCTGGATGTTGTTCAGCACCAGCGCCGGGTCGGGCGAATCCGTTACCACCGCGACACCGTCGTGGTACCACGTGTACTTGAGCGGCTCGTAGGCCGTCAGCGCCACGACTTCGAAAGCCGGGTTCAGGCTCTGGCCGGGATTCACCACGCGGTCATCCGGCTGGTCGATAATGCCCGGGTCGGTTACCGTGAGCGTCACAACCTGCGACTCGACCACGTAGCCCGCGCCCGACACCTGACACCGGTAGTACCCCTCATCGCCGGCCGGGTGCGGACCCGACTGCGCGTTCGTGATGACCAGATTCGGGTCAATGGGCGACACGGACACATCGACCCAGCTCATGGGATCATCCGGGTCTTGCGTGACCTGCCACGTGTACGACGAGATCGTGCCGCTCGCCAGCAATTCGAACGTGGCCGTAAAGCCCATCGGCACGGTAATGTTCTCCGGCTGACGGATGATTTCGGGCGCGCGTTCCACGCCGAGGCGCGCATGGTTCGAGGTCACGCTGCCCGTCAGGTTCGACACCGTGCACTTGTAGTAGCCTTCGTGAATGATCGCGATGTCCGTAAAGAACAGCGACGCCGAAAGCTCATTCACCACGTAGTCGGTAAACGCCGGCGGCAGCGGCGGCAACGCGTTCGCTATCGAAACGAACGGGCCGGGCGTGCCGGGGCTCGCCTCCGGCGCGTAAAACCACTCATAGTTCAGCGCAAAGCCCACCGCGGCGACGTTGAACACGTGCGTCGCATGCGGGAACTTCAGCGCGTCTTGCGGATGCTGCACAATAACCGGCGCCGGATAGATGTCCAGCCGCGCGGGCTGGGACACGACGCTGTTCAACTCGCCGGTATCGTTCCAGATGCGCACCTGGTACGACCCCACCACCGTTGTCGGCGGCGGCAGCGCGATGTTCGTGAACTGCAGGGTGGACGTCGCGGAGCCCGATATGCCGTTGACCGGGCGCGGGTCGTCTACAACCGACTGCCAGACGTTGTTGATGTTCGTTTCCCACTGATACCGTACGGGCGACCCGCTGTTGTCTACAACCGTCACGCTCATCGACGGGCTGGCGCCCGGGAATTCCGCGATATCTTGCGGCTGCGTGATGATAATCGGCGTCTGCAGCAATCGCACCGTGGCGCCTGAGCGGACCGTGGTCGTCCAGATTTGGCCCGCTTCCAAGAGGCCGCTCGTGCCATTGATC
Above is a genomic segment from Candidatus Hydrogenedentota bacterium containing:
- a CDS encoding immunoglobulin domain-containing protein — translated: MTVDISAGAISPGLPGGGSGGVGAFSQGGLGAAGAAGSSGDDFCIPLVGCAEGGDGGAGGRGGDGGHGGTGALGGQGGQGGNGGYGTPGMVKLHGSVMLVRDMTIRALNGRPSSDAEANGKLTLISNMSNAAYFTNQPATLQPTSIVSARTTNSEIKGTTVFDTWPDHPHLPNLVLKTGPGPIGDPSGTEGLVRVGDPKVPDYYLRTIVEDPANAPDFQLGDGSLGIIGQRITGGDNVFDQYEQIFVLNNSGGNVDNLFLQVAGGTARKINGTSGLLEAGQIWTTTVRSGATVRLLQTPIIITQPQDIAEFPGASPSMSVTVVDNSGSPVRYQWETNINNVWQSVVDDPRPVNGISGSATSTLQFTNIALPPPTTVVGSYQVRIWNDTGELNSVVSQPARLDIYPAPVIVQHPQDALKFPHATHVFNVAAVGFALNYEWFYAPEASPGTPGPFVSIANALPPLPPAFTDYVVNELSASLFFTDIAIIHEGYYKCTVSNLTGSVTSNHARLGVERAPEIIRQPENITVPMGFTATFELLASGTISSYTWQVTQDPDDPMSWVDVSVSPIDPNLVITNAQSGPHPAGDEGYYRCQVSGAGYVVESQVVTLTVTDPGIIDQPDDRVVNPGQSLNPAFEVVALTAYEPLKYTWYHDGVAVVTDSPDPALVLNNIQESQEGYYWVVVTNSNTPPGSTTSDQAYLMVRNPPVITDQPDDVITDQGTGIQLSVTASCENSMIYQWFYQPLDESVPMNPILDSDGGRIIGYTEAAPPGEHRRDLVIFPSIATDEGYYQVEVTAAGVGSVLSNRVRVILGTLLTCGVDREPPLESLPCQTPEGDVRVYVNHILQRFTMSTTGGRGTRSYQWLVDREDGSGFVPARPLITSNADPFTAPLDLINVQFSNAGVYYCEASDSRPGVVSTAPVRLDVFPHLGQAILEEGAAVVNVTEGDTYTFHAACSGGMPPLRYEWYKEEGDTDQLLELTTNPELTLEDIQVDAAGSYYVIVRDDGTDVRTSNLVLLEVEPGVPAVSLFGLGLAAGLTALAGASALRRKKQ